A single Paenibacillus kribbensis DNA region contains:
- the glmU gene encoding bifunctional UDP-N-acetylglucosamine diphosphorylase/glucosamine-1-phosphate N-acetyltransferase GlmU has protein sequence MLERLAVILAAGQGKRMKSKLYKVLHPVCGKPMVGHVLDTVREIGVSRSVVVVGHGAEAVQSYLGPSAEYALQAEQLGTGHAVKQAKDLLGQEKGTTIVICGDTPLITAETLEGLVQLHESRGAAATILTAELDDPKGYGRVIRDASGAVLKIVEQKDCSPEEDAVREINTGTYCFDNAKLFAALDKVTNTNAQQEYYLTDVIGILHGEGEQIEAYLTADVSESIGVNDRVALSVAEGYMRERIVRKHMLNGVTIIDPSSTYIGSEVVIGSDTVLYPNTWLHGQTQIGEDCVIGPQAEIQNTIVHSGATVKHSVLNEAEVGSSTSVGPFAYLRPGAKLGEHVKIGDFVEVKNATIGDHSKVSHLSYVGDAKVGTNVNIGCGAITVNYDGYNKSITEIEDDAFIGSNVNLIAPIKIGKGAYVVAGSTVTHAVPDNDLAIARPRQENKAGYADKIRARAKAKKKRSE, from the coding sequence TTGTTGGAAAGGTTGGCAGTCATTCTTGCCGCAGGGCAGGGAAAACGTATGAAATCCAAATTATATAAAGTTCTGCATCCGGTGTGCGGAAAACCGATGGTTGGCCATGTGCTCGACACGGTTCGTGAAATCGGGGTATCCCGAAGTGTAGTTGTCGTGGGTCATGGTGCAGAAGCGGTACAGTCTTACTTGGGACCATCAGCAGAATATGCGCTTCAAGCAGAGCAATTGGGAACAGGCCATGCCGTCAAGCAGGCCAAAGACTTGCTCGGTCAGGAGAAAGGTACGACCATCGTTATCTGTGGAGACACCCCGCTGATCACAGCGGAAACGCTGGAGGGCCTGGTGCAATTGCACGAAAGCCGGGGAGCGGCTGCTACGATTTTGACTGCTGAGCTGGATGACCCGAAAGGATATGGACGAGTTATCCGTGACGCCTCAGGAGCTGTGCTCAAAATCGTGGAGCAGAAGGATTGCTCACCTGAGGAGGATGCTGTTCGGGAGATCAACACGGGAACGTACTGTTTTGACAATGCCAAGCTGTTCGCAGCGCTGGACAAGGTAACGAACACCAATGCACAGCAGGAATACTACCTGACAGATGTCATTGGTATTTTGCATGGTGAAGGTGAGCAGATCGAGGCGTATCTGACAGCTGATGTATCGGAATCCATCGGTGTAAACGACAGAGTCGCTTTGTCGGTGGCTGAGGGCTATATGCGTGAACGTATCGTTCGCAAGCACATGTTGAATGGTGTCACAATCATTGATCCGTCCTCTACCTACATCGGGAGCGAGGTTGTCATTGGCTCCGATACGGTGCTGTACCCGAACACATGGCTGCATGGTCAGACGCAAATTGGCGAAGATTGTGTCATTGGGCCGCAGGCTGAGATTCAAAATACGATTGTTCATTCGGGCGCAACGGTAAAACATTCGGTGTTGAACGAAGCGGAAGTGGGAAGCAGCACGTCTGTGGGTCCGTTCGCTTATCTGCGTCCAGGTGCGAAGCTTGGCGAACATGTGAAGATCGGTGATTTTGTTGAGGTGAAGAATGCGACCATTGGGGATCATTCCAAGGTGTCTCATTTGAGCTATGTCGGTGATGCCAAGGTGGGAACAAACGTAAATATTGGCTGCGGGGCGATAACGGTCAATTATGATGGATATAATAAATCCATTACAGAAATTGAAGACGATGCCTTTATTGGCAGCAATGTGAATCTGATCGCCCCGATTAAGATTGGAAAAGGTGCTTATGTCGTAGCAGGCTCCACTGTAACACATGCTGTCCCTGATAATGATCTGGCCATTGCCAGACCACGTCAAGAGAACAAAGCCGGATATGCGGATAAAATCCGCGCGCGTGCCAAAGCGAAGAAAAAAAGATCGGAATGA